One window of the Salifodinibacter halophilus genome contains the following:
- a CDS encoding TraR/DksA family transcriptional regulator, protein GSEIEELQRNTAIKMRRLNHQAISATHCCECGDPIDERRRLVVQGCRTCASCQEDLELISKQRGSK, encoded by the coding sequence CGGATCAGAAATAGAAGAATTACAGCGCAACACAGCAATAAAAATGCGCCGCCTGAACCACCAGGCTATATCTGCCACTCATTGTTGTGAGTGTGGCGATCCGATAGATGAACGAAGACGCCTGGTCGTTCAGGGTTGTCGGACTTGTGCAAGTTGCCAGGAGGATCTGGAACTTATCAGTAAACAGAGAGGTTCGAAGTGA